A window of Candidatus Rokuibacteriota bacterium genomic DNA:
GCCCGCTGGCGCGTCATGGCGCCGAACCGGATCTGGCCGTCGTCTTCGCGGATGTAGGCGAGGCTCGCGATCGCGTTCAGGTCGATGAGCGCCGCGGGCCGGGCGAGGCGGAAGTTCATGAGCGGCATCAGGCTCTGGCCGCCGGCCAGCAGCTTGGCCTCGCCGCCGTAGCGCGTGAGCAGGGCGACCGCCTCGTCGACGGTCGCTGGGGCGTGATAGGCGAAGCGTGCCGGCTTCACGGGTGCGGGGCGCCCTTGGCCTGCCCGGCGCGCTCGATCAGCGCCCAGAGCCGCGTCGGCGACATCGGCAGCTCGGTGATCCGCACGCCCATCGGAGCCAGCGCATCGCTGACCGCGTTCGCGATCACGGCGGGGACCGTCATGGAGCTGGACTCGCCGAGCCCCTTGGAGCCGAGCGGCGTCAGCGGCGAGGGCGAGACGATGTGGGCGATGTCGATGACGGGCGCCTCGGAGGCCGTCGGCACCAGGTAGTCCATGAAGGAGCCCGTCAGGAACTGCCCGTCGTCATCGTACTGGAGCTCCTCGAACAAGGCGCCGCCCAGCCCGTGGAGCGCGCCGCCGTAGATCTGGCCCTCCGCGATCATCGGGTTGATGATCGTCCCCGCGTCGTGGACCGTGGCGTAGCGCAGGATCTTGATGGCGGCCGTCTCGGGATCCACCTCGACCGCCATCACCTCGGCGATGAAGCCGTAGGTGTTCGACGAGTTGACGCAGTCGTTCTCATCGACGGCCTTGGAGACCGTGAAGCCGAACACGGCGCTCGCCTCCAGCCCCGGCTCCATGCCTTCGGGCAGGGATTCCGTGTTCCAGTGGGCGCGCCCCGCCAGGTCCTTGACGGAGTAGGAGGGCCCCTTGCCGGCCTTCGCCCGCACCGCGCCGTCGCGGAACTCGAGCTCGGCGGCCGGCCGCGCCATCAAATGCGCCGCATACTCGATCAGCTTGGCCTTGAGCTTCCGCGCGGCCAGCGCGACGGCGCTGGTGCCGACCGAGCCGAACCGGCTCGAGTACGTGCCGGAGGAGATCGACCAGAAGCGCGTGAAGGTGTCCATCTCGTCGACGACGGTGACATCCTCGGGCGTGAGCCCCAGCTCGTCGGCGACGATCTGCGATACGACGGTCTGATGCCCCTGCCCCTGGGGAGTCGTGGCGAGGATGGCGGTGACACGCCCGAGCGGATCCACCCTGATCGTCGCGGCGTCCACGGCGCCGGACTTCGGCAGGTACTCGGGCTTGGCGCGGAACTGGGGATCGAGCGCCGTCGCCACGTAACCCATGTTCGAGACGGAAGGGTCGACCGCCAGCGCCACACCGATGCCGAAGCAGCGACCCGCGGCGCGGGCCCGCACCTGCTCACGGCGAAGCTCCTGGTACTTCGCCAGTTCGAGCGCCTTCTCGAGGGCGGCGGGGTAATCGCCGCTGTCGTAGAGACCGCCCGTGGGCGACCGGTACGGGAACTGCCCGGGCTGGATCAGGTTGCGCCGTCTCAGCTCGGCTGGATCCAGGCCGAGCCGCTCGGCCAGGAGGTCCATCATCCGCTCGGTCTCGAAGTAGAGGTGGCCGCACGCGTAGCCCCGGTTGGGCCCGGTCAGGCTCTTGTTGGTCATGACCACGGAGGCATCGACCTCGAGATTCTGAAAGCGGTACGGGCCGACGAAGTTGCCGGTGGGGCGGAAGCTGCATCCCGGCTCCGGGCTCCTGATGTACCCGCCGACGTTGTCGAGCCAGCGGAAGCGCATGCCGAGGATGGTCCCGTCCTTCTTCGCGGCGAGCTCGCGGTAGGCGACGCGATCGGTGCCGCTCGACGAGGCCAGCAGGTGCTCGTGCCGGTCCTCGATCCACTTGACCGGCACCCCCGTCAGCCGGGCCGCCAGCGCCACCAGCGCCATGTAGGGGTACATGCTCGACTTGATCCCAAAGCTCCCGCCGATGTCGGCCGGCACGATGAAGCGGAGCTTGTTCTCGGGCACGCCTAACACGCGGGCCGTGAGAGGGTGCATGATGAACGGCCCCATGAAGTTCGACCAGAGCGTGTAGACGCCGTCGAGCGGGTCCCATCGCGCGATGACTCCGTAGGTCTCGATGGGAGTCGAGCTGTACTTGGGATAACGAAAGCGCTCGCGGATCACGATCTCGGCTTGCGCGAACGCGCCGTCGGGATCGCCGTAGACGAGCCGCCGGTGCCCCGCCAGGTTGGACCCCACCGCCTCGTGGAGCACGGGCGCGTCGGGCTCGAGCGCGCGCTCGACGTCC
This region includes:
- a CDS encoding xanthine dehydrogenase family protein molybdopterin-binding subunit, whose protein sequence is MKDHATPAEPSTARSWIGQPVKRVEDARLLTGRGNFIDDYSPCSNVHHAAIVRSPHAHARILGYDVSAALAMEGVVGAVTGDDVAKLTKPFSVGVTAPVRYYCAATDKARFVGEPVAVIVARNRYLAEDAAEAVVVRYEPLPAVVDVERALEPDAPVLHEAVGSNLAGHRRLVYGDPDGAFAQAEIVIRERFRYPKYSSTPIETYGVIARWDPLDGVYTLWSNFMGPFIMHPLTARVLGVPENKLRFIVPADIGGSFGIKSSMYPYMALVALAARLTGVPVKWIEDRHEHLLASSSGTDRVAYRELAAKKDGTILGMRFRWLDNVGGYIRSPEPGCSFRPTGNFVGPYRFQNLEVDASVVMTNKSLTGPNRGYACGHLYFETERMMDLLAERLGLDPAELRRRNLIQPGQFPYRSPTGGLYDSGDYPAALEKALELAKYQELRREQVRARAAGRCFGIGVALAVDPSVSNMGYVATALDPQFRAKPEYLPKSGAVDAATIRVDPLGRVTAILATTPQGQGHQTVVSQIVADELGLTPEDVTVVDEMDTFTRFWSISSGTYSSRFGSVGTSAVALAARKLKAKLIEYAAHLMARPAAELEFRDGAVRAKAGKGPSYSVKDLAGRAHWNTESLPEGMEPGLEASAVFGFTVSKAVDENDCVNSSNTYGFIAEVMAVEVDPETAAIKILRYATVHDAGTIINPMIAEGQIYGGALHGLGGALFEELQYDDDGQFLTGSFMDYLVPTASEAPVIDIAHIVSPSPLTPLGSKGLGESSSMTVPAVIANAVSDALAPMGVRITELPMSPTRLWALIERAGQAKGAPHP